In the Ascochyta rabiei chromosome 17, complete sequence genome, one interval contains:
- a CDS encoding Mitochondrial intermediate peptidase, producing the protein MLQRLARPHRSPWVCAQCLRQPARPRRFNSTIAIAIAIASASASANAHARPAAAPPAAAAAAALYGLSASATTDDAALRSVFDNAAFWDSFRRTARTTATAQAGIIGNSYLTHPDGFVDFVTLTIHRCNAVVQNVADADSPADFKGLVKELDKLSDLLCRVIDLADFVRGTHPDRKFQAMAVKAYHTVFQYMNQLNTTPVLYDQLRTASEMPDVYASWSDEERIVARILMDDFARFGIGLDSATRQRLVDMSGDIAEVGSQFVEGMAPETRQLKFSAKRMTGMDPNLANALTRWGETTISTMHHESQSVLRFVHDPDVRRDVYSAVRTAGSSSIARLEKMLKLRAELATLSGYETFAHMTLENKMAKTPEAVDQFLNALFHDNQPAVMADLDELIALKKSDAHQDNFPDRINAWDKFYYTQKALASMEGAYRPRTPDTLSAYFSVGTVLQGISRLFDRLYGVRFVPRETKPGEVWDDGVRRLDVISDTEGHIAVLYCDLFSRPGKTPNPAHFTLRCSREILPSEIAEMSHMAHRFDSPIQAATDGMPVAYNAERDSYFQLPTIALICDFHNPISPGRPACLDIHEVRTLFHEMGHALHSILGRTSLQNVSGTRCATDIAELPSVLMEHFAFCPQVLGLYARHWETDAPLPMQALEHRLAIDNRNQYTELESQILLCMLDQAYHSTLPMQPDFDSTKVYHDVYNKYASVPEPAGTAWQGFFGHLFGYGATYYSYLFDRAIAAKIWSDVFQKDGPKGSLDRSNGELYKNELLRWGGGRDGWHCLAGVLKDPKLAAGDEGAMREVGKWGIRESVR; encoded by the coding sequence ATGCTGCAGCGGCTGGCACGCCCCCACCGGTCGCCATGGGTGTGCGCGCAGTGTCTCCGGCAGCCCGCACGCCCGCGCCGCTTCAACAGcaccatcgccatcgccatcgccatcgccagcgccagcgccagcgccaACGCCCACGCCCGCCCTGCCGCCGCcccgcccgccgccgccgccgccgccgccctctACGGCCTGTCCGCCAGCGCGACGACAGATGACGCCGCCCTGCGCAGCGTCTTCGACAACGCCGCCTTCTGGGACTCGTTCCGCCGCACGGCCAGGACCACGGCCACGGCGCAGGCGGGCATCATCGGCAACAGCTACCTCACCCACCCGGACGGCTTCGTCGACTTCGTCACCCTCACCATCCACCGCTGCAATGCCGTCGTGCAAAACGTCGCCGACGCCGACTCGCCCGCCGACTTCAAGGGCCTCGTCAAGGAGCTCGACAAGCTCAGCGACCTGCTGTGCCGCGTCATCGACCTGGCCGACTTCGTGCGCGGCACCCACCCCGACCGCAAGTTCCAGGCCATGGCCGTCAAGGCCTACCACACCGTCTTCCAGTACATGAACCAGCTCAACACCACCCCTGTGCTGTACGACCAGCTGAGGACGGCCTCGGAGATGCCCGACGTCTACGCGAGCTGGTCCGACGAGGAGCGCATCGTCGCCCGCATCCTGATGGACGACTTTGCGCGCTTCGGCATCGGCCTCGACAGCGCCACCCGACAGCGCCTGGTCGACATGAGCGGCGACATCGCCGAGGTCGGCTCGCAGTTTGTCGAGGGCATGGCGCCCGAGACGCGCCAGCTCAAGTTCAGTGCGAAGCGCATGACGGGCATGGACCCCAACCTGGCAAACGCCCTGACGCGCTGGGGCGAGACCACCATCTCCACCATGCACCACGAGTCGCAGTCGGTCCTGCGCTTTGTCCACGACCCCGACGTGCGGAGAGACGTGTACTCGGCCGTCCGCACCGCCGGCAGCTCCAGCATCGCCCGTCTGGAGAAGATGCTGAAGCTGCGCGCCGAGCTGGCCACCCTCTCCGGCTACGAGACCTTTGCACACATGACGCTCGAGAACAAGATGGCCAAGACCCCCGAGGCCGTCGACCAGTTCCTGAACGCCCTCTTCCACGACAACCAGCCCGCCGTCATGGCCGACCTGGACGAGCTCATCGCCCTCAAGAAGAGCGACGCACACCAAGACAACTTCCCCGACCGCATCAACGCATGGGACAAGTTCTACTACACCCAGAAGGCGCTCGCCTCCATGGAGGGCGCCTACCGTCCACGCACCCCCGACACCCTCTCCGCCTACTTCTCCGTCGGCACCGTCCTGCAGGGCATCTCGCGCCTCTTCGACCGCCTCTACGGCGTCCGCTTCGTCCCGCGCGAGACGAAACCCGGCGAGGTATGGGACGATGGTGTGCGGCGCCTCGACGTCATCTCAGACACTGAAGGCCACATCGCCGTCCTCTACTGCGACCTCTTCTCGCGCCCAGGCAAGACGCCCAACCCAGCTCACTTCACCCTCCGCTGCAGTCGCGAGATCCTGCCGTCCGAGATTGCAGAAATGTCACACATGGCGCATCGCTTCGACTCTCCCATCCAAGCAGCCACGGACGGCATGCCTGTAGCCTACAACGCAGAGAGAGACAGCTACTTCCAGCTCCCCACCATAGCTCTGATCTGCGACTTCCACAACCCCATCTCTCCCGGCCGGCCGGCTTGCCTGGACATCCACGAAGTACGCACCCTCTTCCACGAGATGGGCCACGCGCTCCACTCCATCCTCGGTCGTACCTCACTCCAAAACGTCTCCGGCACGCGCTGCGCAACAGACATTGCAGAACTGCCCAGCGTACTCATGGAGCATTTCGCCTTCTGCCCTCAAGTCCTGGGCCTCTACGCGCGTCACTGGGAGACCGACGCCCCGCTGCCCATGCAAGCGCTCGAGCACCGCCTCGCCATCGACAACCGCAACCAGTACACTGAGCTCGAGAGCCAGATCTTGCTCTGCATGCTCGACCAGGCCTACCACTCCACACTGCCCATGCAGCCCGACTTCGACTCTACCAAAGTCTACCACGACGTTTACAACAAGTACGCCTCGGTCCCTGAGCCCGCCGGCACTGCGTGGCAGGGCTTCTTCGGCCACCTGTTCGGCTACGGAGCAACGTACTACTCCTACCTCTTCGACCGTGCAATAGCAGCCAAGATCTGGAGCGACGTCTTTCAAAAGGACGGCCCCAAGGGCAGCCTGGACCGCAGCAACGGCGAGCTGTACAAGAACGAGCTGCTGCGCTGGGGCGGCGGCAGAGACGGCTGGCACTGCCTGGCCGGCGTGCTCAAAGACCCGAAGCTGGCTGCCGGCGACGAGGGCGCCATGCGCGAGGTCGGGAAGTGGGGCATCAGAGAGAGTGTAAGATAG
- a CDS encoding Lytic cellulose monooxygenase (C1-hydroxylating), with product MVRVYARLTTHSVNGADNGEAVGIRTAQSNYPIQNVNDGNIACNSNFKQPVSTKVIPVKGGDRVGVLWGHVIGGAQFSGDPDHPIAKSHKGPTIFYMAKVSNAATASPSGLKWFKVAEDGLDGSGQWGVDRMISNNGWVDFTLPSCLAAGDYLLRAEIIALHSASKSGEAQFYMGCAQLKVSGSGSSSGGQTVSFPGAYSANDAGILVSIYNSQGQPVGSGTPYKIPGPAVLKC from the exons ATGGTTCGTGTCTACGCTCGACTAACCACGCACAGCGTCAACGGCGCGGACAACGGCGAAGCAGTCGGGATCCGAACCGCGCAGTCCAACTACCCGATCCAGAACGTCAACGACGGCAACATTGCGTGCAACTCCAACTTCAAGCAGCCCGTGTCGACCAAGGTCATCCCCGTCAAGGGCGGTGATCGCGTGGGTGTGCTCTGGGGCCATGTCATTGGCGGCGCGCAGTTTTCAGGCGATCCCGACCATCCGATTGCGAAGAGCCACAAGGGGCCTACCATTTTCTACAT GGCCAAAGTGTCCAACGCAGCAACAGCGTCGCCCTCCGGACTCAAGTGGTTCAAAGTGGCTGAAGATGGCCTCGACGGCTCGGGCCAATGGGGCGTCGACAGGATGATCAGCAACAACGGGTGGGTCGACTTCACGCTGCCGTCGTGCCTCGCGGCAGGTGATTATCTGCTGCGCGCCGAGATCATCGCACTGCACTCTGCGAGTAAGAGTGGGGAGGCGCAGTTTTACAT GGGCTGTGCGCAACTCAAAGTCTCGGGCTCGGGATCCAGCAGCGGAGGCCAGACGGTCAGCTTTCCGGGTGCTTATTCG GCGAATGATGCGGGTATCCTGGTCAGCATCTATAATAGCCAGGGCCAGCCTGTGGGGAGTGGAACGCCGTATAAGATTCCGGGACCGGCTGTGTTGAAGTGTTGA
- a CDS encoding Lytic cellulose monooxygenase (C1-hydroxylating): MKLSVAIAALLPLLSSAHTIAQRVRVNGADNGEAVGIRTAQSNYPIQNVNDGNIACNSNFKQPVSTKVIPVKGGDRVGVLWGHVIGGAQFSGDPDHPIAKSHKGPTIFYMAKVSNAATASPSGLKWFKVAEDGLDGSGQWGVDRMISNNGWVDFTLPSCLAAGDYLLRAEIIALHSASKSGEAQFYMGCAQLKVSGSGSSSGGQTVSFPGAYSANDAGILVSIYNSQGQPVGSGTPYKIPGPAVLKC, encoded by the exons ATGAAGCTCTCCGTCGCCATCGCCGCACTGCTCCCCCTCCTCTCCTCCGCCCACACCATCGCCCAGCGCGTCCG CGTCAACGGCGCGGACAACGGCGAAGCAGTCGGGATCCGAACCGCGCAGTCCAACTACCCGATCCAGAACGTCAACGACGGCAACATTGCGTGCAACTCCAACTTCAAGCAGCCCGTGTCGACCAAGGTCATCCCCGTCAAGGGCGGTGATCGCGTGGGTGTGCTCTGGGGCCATGTCATTGGCGGCGCGCAGTTTTCAGGCGATCCCGACCATCCGATTGCGAAGAGCCACAAGGGGCCTACCATTTTCTACAT GGCCAAAGTGTCCAACGCAGCAACAGCGTCGCCCTCCGGACTCAAGTGGTTCAAAGTGGCTGAAGATGGCCTCGACGGCTCGGGCCAATGGGGCGTCGACAGGATGATCAGCAACAACGGGTGGGTCGACTTCACGCTGCCGTCGTGCCTCGCGGCAGGTGATTATCTGCTGCGCGCCGAGATCATCGCACTGCACTCTGCGAGTAAGAGTGGGGAGGCGCAGTTTTACAT GGGCTGTGCGCAACTCAAAGTCTCGGGCTCGGGATCCAGCAGCGGAGGCCAGACGGTCAGCTTTCCGGGTGCTTATTCG GCGAATGATGCGGGTATCCTGGTCAGCATCTATAATAGCCAGGGCCAGCCTGTGGGGAGTGGAACGCCGTATAAGATTCCGGGACCGGCTGTGTTGAAGTGTTGA
- a CDS encoding phosphatidylinositol 4,5-bisphosphate-binding protein translates to MAGVPSIDDPSHIARGYGDSSQLNVGVSDFATSGGQHARPGRFEEDFDARTRGSSVIDGGHVPQRSASRGSRASSTLRDSTLSQGATPSRSGTLKKKGSVKRSGSLKRSGSRKSIHAGSIRGVTIDDQEHGYDREESVFYTPVPTKGSPTDILADRFQTWRKFLKDLITYFREVSSSYEHRAKSLLKVSNVINNTNAPASFLGDGGLNDANRFLRDFHKQAVVEANKARDIEADVINQLSGLRADLAQKIKEIKSLSGDFKNNVEKEKENTRKCVALLEEALAVVDSDPSAIAGKGDPYVVRLGVERQVERQIDEENYLHRAYLNLENSGRELESIVVGEIQKAYNALATILKRDADELYSTVEKLRTGPIAMPRDQEWGRFVRSDAHFVNPDLPLRRLEDIEYPGKHHPATTEVRAGMLERKSKYLKSYTPGWYVLSPTHIHEFKSADRIYTQPPVMSLYLPDQKLGSRSQPGSSSHKFVIKGRQAGSMHRGHTWVFRAETYETMNAWYDDIQTLTEKSGEERNAFVRRHASVRSASAGSARSASFDGGLEEDEADAVPYSANQSMVNQPREQPPTRPSPGGRFPSDLAVNRHLQEPLSPSSGSSDFGHDINTASGEPQQAGVHPMYLANSTTTQPALQHQEPAYANGETTQQRQEPSYMNAQPTHQSQNQGNIYTDPYTSNYGTLPNQHQPLRDFPHINPYTSQAQSSGAQPSQEPTIERHDSTYGGWMAPAAGGVAAGALAGEAYRRHQSTKEEQTPQGREAEQQYQSPQVDQRGIPIDDLAGGTQAQPQHHVDDFTGGTKAQSQYENDTAAPEIPQPYPDHVGSGPIVHPATIIAHQGQRGFESGVATPTPNNNSSFLDEPEAVPAATSGQTVNGGPVPVELVETAEKQAFPGVHRTNTDISVSDLHVPGEFPKIPGTPGTSNGTFLSYADRF, encoded by the exons ATGGCGGGTGTACCTAGCATAGACGACCCCTCACACATTGCGCGGGGATATGGCGACTCTTCGCAGCTGAATGTCGGCGTGAGCGACTTTGCGACGAGCGGTGGACAGCATGCGCGCCCTGGCAGATTCGAAGAGGACTTCGACGCGCGCACCAGGGGCTCCTCGGTCATTGATGGCGGCCACGTGCCGCAACGCTCAGCTTCCAGGGGTTCCAGGGCCTCGTCCACTCTGAGGGATTCGACGCTGAGCCAAGGCGCAACGCCATCGCGCAGCGGAACACTGAAGAAGAAGGGTTCGGTCAAGAGGAGCGGCAGCCTGAAGCGCAGTGGGAGCAGGAAGAGCATCCACGCTGGTAGCATCCGTGGTGTGACCATCGATGACCAGGAGCACGGCTATGACCGCGAGGAGAGCGTCTTCTACACACCTGTGCCCACCAAGGGCTCCCCTACCGACATCTTGGCCGACCGATTCCAGA CTTGGCGCAAGTTCCTGAAAGACCTGATCACTTACTTCCGCGAAGTCTCGTCCTCGTACGAGCATCGCGCCAAATCACTCCTCAAAGTGTCCAACGTGATCAACAACACGAATGCGCCGGCGTCCTTCCTCGGCGACGGCGGCTTGAACGACGCAAACCGCTTCCTCCGCGACTTCCACAAGCAAGCTGTTGTCGAGGCCAACAAAGCCAGGGATATTGAGGCGGATGTCATCAACCAGCTGAGCGGCCTCCGCGCAGACCTTGCCCAGAAGATCAAAGAGATCAAATCGCTGTCCGGTGACTTCAAGAACAATGTCGAAAAGGAGAAAGAGAACACAAGAAAATGCGTGGCACTCCTGGAAGAAGCTCTTGCCGTAGTCGATTCGGATCCCTCTGCAATCGCCGGCAAAGGAGATCCCTATGTCGTGCGTCTGGGAGTAGAGCGTCAGGTCGAACGACAGATCGACGAGGAGAACTACCTGCACCGA GCGTACCTGAACCTCGAGAACTCTGGACGCGAACTCGAGTCCATCGTCGTCGGCGAGATCCAGAAAGCGTACAACGCTCTTGCCACGATTTTAAAGCGCGACGCTGACGAGTTGTACTCAACCGTCGAGAAGCTCCGCACTGGTCCAATTGCTATGCCGAGAGATCAGGAGTGGGGACGATTCGTCAGGAGCGACGCTCACTTCGTCAACCCCGACTTGCCGCTGCGCAGATTGGAGGACATTGAATACCCTGGCAAACATCACCCAGCTACTACAGAGGTCAGAGCTGGTATGCTCGAAAGGAAGAGCAAGTATCTGAAGAGCTACACACCCGGCTG GTACGTTCTGTCGCCGACTCACATTCACGAGTTCAAGTCTGCGGATCGAATCTATACCCAGCCGCCTGTCATGTCTCTGTACTTGCCGGACCAGAAGCTTGGCTCGCGTTCTCAACCTGGTAGCTCGTCTCATAAGTTCGTGATCAAGGGTCGCCAGGCTGGATCTATGCACCGTGGACACACCTGGGTATTCCGTGCCGAGACTTACGAGACCATGAACGCCTGGTATGACGATATCCAAACCTTGACCGAGAAGAGCGGCGAGGAGCGAAACGCTTTCGTACGCCGGCACGCCAGTGTTAGGAGCGCCAGCGCGGGCAGTGCGCGCTCAGCTAGCTTCGATGGTGGCCTAGAGGAAGACGAGGCAGACGCTGTTCCGTACTCCGCGAACCAGTCGATGGTCAACCAGCCGAGGGAGCAGCCACCGACCAGACCTTCTCCAGGTGGGCGATTTCCTTCGGATCTTGCAGTGAATCGTCACTTACAAGAACCTCTCTCACCATCTAGTGGCAGCTCGGACTTCGGACATGATATAAATACCGCTTCCGGAGAGCCTCAACAAGCCGGTGTGCACCCTATGTATCTTGCGAACTCGACAACCACCCAACCTGCCCTGCAACACCAGGAGCCTGCCTACGCAAACGGTGAAACTACACAGCAACGCCAAGAACCCTCATACATGAATGCTCAGCCCACGCATCAGTCGCAAAACCAGGGCAACATATACACCGACCCTTATACTTCCAATTACGGAACTCTGCCGAATCAACACCAGCCGCTACGTGACTTCCCTCACATCAACCCCTACACGAGCCAGGCTCAATCCTCTGGTGCTCAGCCAAGCCAGGAACCTACAATTGAGCGCCACGATAGCACTTACGGAGGATGGATGGCTCCAGCTGCTGGCGGAGTAGCAGCCGGCGCTCTAGCTGGGGAAGCCTATCGCCGACACCAAAGCACGAAAGAAGAGCAGACACCACAGGGTCGTGAGGCAGAGCAACAGTACCAGTCACCTCAAGTTGATCAGCGTGGCATCCCTATTGACGATCTCGCTGGTGGCACACAGGCTCAGCCGCAGCACCACGTTGATGACTTCACGGGCGGCACTAAGGCGCAGTCTCAGTATGAGAACGATACTGCTGCACCTGAAATTCCCCAGCCGTATCCTGACCACGTGGGCTCCGGGCCTATCGTTCACCCTGCCACTATCATCGCCCACCAGGGCCAGCGTGGCTTTGAAAGTGGTGTCGCTACGCCGACGCCCAACAATAACTCGTCTTTTTTAGATGAACCTGAGGCAGTTCCCGCCGCCACTTCAGGTCAGACTGTGAACGGCGGCCCCGTGCCCGTTGAGCTGGTTGAGACTGCCGAGAAGCAGGCGTTTCCTGGCGTGCACCGGACCAACACGGACATCTCGGTGTCTGACTTGCATGTGCCGGGCGAGTTTCCGAAGATACCAGGAACGCCAGGAACCTCAAATGGGACTTTCTTGAGTTATGCAGATCGTTTCTGA